One window of the Carassius auratus strain Wakin chromosome 20, ASM336829v1, whole genome shotgun sequence genome contains the following:
- the LOC113120574 gene encoding E3 ubiquitin-protein ligase rnf8-like isoform X2, translating into MMEKTGEPPSLNTDKECSKNDKIWCLQRVGRDRDWLHLFEASEVSVGRGLNVTHQILSSICPLMISRIHCLFKKNDDGEWTVTDNKSLNGVWINGSRIPAGNPFLLKQGDSVRLGVPLDGNPVEFDYILVQRNFNDVKSFLSKSLSKESDAASVAQKLKNSKRKFDGDESEPCPTQNSESKLYRSSDPDKSRAQPCPSKERRETEQFFSKPLEVDRSGDKAGSSSSAGSESTQQLASVHRYNRNLMVLKGRVGHTQKRAAELERLEHQTPERQREKQDLQTQLEMLQGQLRSQQEQALKRMETLEKSFCEEERRLETEKAQQNEEGLKKQLEEALKEHRKVIDELKHAREGFKEVLQAKDKELEVTKEEKEKAKAQKEEVVTQMTEVLESELQCSICSELFIQAVTLNCAHSFCQHCIREWRKRKDKCPICWQTITSQTRSLVLDNCIDRMVENLSADMRERRLALINERKGERSERDRLSSRRSHK; encoded by the exons ATGATGGAAAAGACTGGAGAGCCTCCTTCATTAAACACCGATAAAGAATgttctaaaaatgacaaaatatggtGTTTGCAGCGTGTGGGGAGAGACCGCGACTGGCTGCATCTGTTCGAGGCCTCGGAG GTTTCTGTTGGTCGTGGTCTAAATGTGACCCATCAGATTCTGTCGAGCATCTGTCCACTGATGATATCCAGAATTCACTGTTTGTTCAAGAAAAATGATGATGGAGAGTGGACCGTGACGGATAATAAG AGTCTGAATGGCGTGTGGATAAATGGGAGCCGGATCCCGGCTGGAAACCCGTTTTTACTCAAGCAGGGTGATTCTGTGCGGCTCGGCGTCCCTCTCGACGGAAACCCCGTGGAGTTTGACTACATCCTGGTCCAGAGGAACTTCAATGATGTCAAATCTTTCCTCTCTAAGAGTCTGAGCAAAGAATCCGACGCTGCTTCCGTCGCCCAAAAACTGAAAAACTCAAAGCGTAAGTTCGATGGAGACGAGTCGGAGCCGTGTCCCACGCAGAACTCCGAATCCAAGCTGTACCGCAGCTCCGACCCGGATAAGTCGCGTGCGCAGCCGTGTCCGTCCAAGGAACGCCGGGAAACAGAGCAGTTCTTCTCTAAACCCCTGGAGGTGGACAGAAGCGGTGATAAAGCTGGAAGCAGCTCGAGCGCCGGCAGTGAAAGCACTCAGCAGCTGGCTAGCGTGCACCGCTACAACAGGAACCTGATGGTGCTGAAGGGCCGTGTGGGACACACACAGAAGCGCGCGGCGGAGCTGGAGCGGCTGGAGCATCAGACGCCGGAGAGACAGCGGGAGAAGCAGGATCTGCAGACGCAGCTGGAGATGCTGCAGGGTCAGCTGAGGTCACAGCAGGAGCAGGCGCTCAAACGCATGGAGACCCTGGAGAAATCCTTCTGTGAGGAGGAGCGACGTCTGGAG ACTGAAAAAGCTCAGCAGAATGAGGAAGGCTTGAAAAAACAACTTGAGGAGGCGTTGAAAGAG CACCGGAAAGTTATCGATGAGCTCAAACACGCTCGAGAAGGATTCAAGGAAGTTCTCCAAGCCAAAGATAAGGAGCTGGAAGTTACAAAG gaagagaaagaaaaggCCAAGGCTCAGAAAGAGGAAGTGGTCACACAGATGACTGAAGTGCTGGAGAGTGAACTGCAGTGCAGTATTTGTTCTGAGCTCTTCATTCAG GCGGTGACGCTGAACTGTGCTCACAGCTTCTGTCAGCACTGTATCCGAGAGTGGCGTAAACGCAAGGACAAGTGTCCCATCTGCTGGCAGACCATCACATCTCAGACGCGCTCTCTGGTCCTGGACAACTGCATCGACCGCATGGTGGAGAACCTGAGCGCCGACATGAGAGAGAGACGCCTGGCGCTGATCAACGAGCGGAAAGGTGAGAG GTCAGAAAGAGATCGTCTCTCCAGCCGTCGTAGTCATAAATGA
- the LOC113120574 gene encoding E3 ubiquitin-protein ligase rnf8-like isoform X1: protein MMEKTGEPPSLNTDKECSKNDKIWCLQRVGRDRDWLHLFEASEVSVGRGLNVTHQILSSICPLMISRIHCLFKKNDDGEWTVTDNKSLNGVWINGSRIPAGNPFLLKQGDSVRLGVPLDGNPVEFDYILVQRNFNDVKSFLSKSLSKESDAASVAQKLKNSKRKFDGDESEPCPTQNSESKLYRSSDPDKSRAQPCPSKERRETEQFFSKPLEVDRSGDKAGSSSSAGSESTQQLASVHRYNRNLMVLKGRVGHTQKRAAELERLEHQTPERQREKQDLQTQLEMLQGQLRSQQEQALKRMETLEKSFCEEERRLETEKAQQNEEGLKKQLEEALKEHRKVIDELKHAREGFKEVLQAKDKELEVTKEEKEKAKAQKEEVVTQMTEVLESELQCSICSELFIQAVTLNCAHSFCQHCIREWRKRKDKCPICWQTITSQTRSLVLDNCIDRMVENLSADMRERRLALINERKGQKEIVSPAVVVINDDSDSNSSDTFFQSDSSVFLDSSESNGSLDQFPIDDDSSLTDEDD from the exons ATGATGGAAAAGACTGGAGAGCCTCCTTCATTAAACACCGATAAAGAATgttctaaaaatgacaaaatatggtGTTTGCAGCGTGTGGGGAGAGACCGCGACTGGCTGCATCTGTTCGAGGCCTCGGAG GTTTCTGTTGGTCGTGGTCTAAATGTGACCCATCAGATTCTGTCGAGCATCTGTCCACTGATGATATCCAGAATTCACTGTTTGTTCAAGAAAAATGATGATGGAGAGTGGACCGTGACGGATAATAAG AGTCTGAATGGCGTGTGGATAAATGGGAGCCGGATCCCGGCTGGAAACCCGTTTTTACTCAAGCAGGGTGATTCTGTGCGGCTCGGCGTCCCTCTCGACGGAAACCCCGTGGAGTTTGACTACATCCTGGTCCAGAGGAACTTCAATGATGTCAAATCTTTCCTCTCTAAGAGTCTGAGCAAAGAATCCGACGCTGCTTCCGTCGCCCAAAAACTGAAAAACTCAAAGCGTAAGTTCGATGGAGACGAGTCGGAGCCGTGTCCCACGCAGAACTCCGAATCCAAGCTGTACCGCAGCTCCGACCCGGATAAGTCGCGTGCGCAGCCGTGTCCGTCCAAGGAACGCCGGGAAACAGAGCAGTTCTTCTCTAAACCCCTGGAGGTGGACAGAAGCGGTGATAAAGCTGGAAGCAGCTCGAGCGCCGGCAGTGAAAGCACTCAGCAGCTGGCTAGCGTGCACCGCTACAACAGGAACCTGATGGTGCTGAAGGGCCGTGTGGGACACACACAGAAGCGCGCGGCGGAGCTGGAGCGGCTGGAGCATCAGACGCCGGAGAGACAGCGGGAGAAGCAGGATCTGCAGACGCAGCTGGAGATGCTGCAGGGTCAGCTGAGGTCACAGCAGGAGCAGGCGCTCAAACGCATGGAGACCCTGGAGAAATCCTTCTGTGAGGAGGAGCGACGTCTGGAG ACTGAAAAAGCTCAGCAGAATGAGGAAGGCTTGAAAAAACAACTTGAGGAGGCGTTGAAAGAG CACCGGAAAGTTATCGATGAGCTCAAACACGCTCGAGAAGGATTCAAGGAAGTTCTCCAAGCCAAAGATAAGGAGCTGGAAGTTACAAAG gaagagaaagaaaaggCCAAGGCTCAGAAAGAGGAAGTGGTCACACAGATGACTGAAGTGCTGGAGAGTGAACTGCAGTGCAGTATTTGTTCTGAGCTCTTCATTCAG GCGGTGACGCTGAACTGTGCTCACAGCTTCTGTCAGCACTGTATCCGAGAGTGGCGTAAACGCAAGGACAAGTGTCCCATCTGCTGGCAGACCATCACATCTCAGACGCGCTCTCTGGTCCTGGACAACTGCATCGACCGCATGGTGGAGAACCTGAGCGCCGACATGAGAGAGAGACGCCTGGCGCTGATCAACGAGCGGAAAG GTCAGAAAGAGATCGTCTCTCCAGCCGTCGTAGTCATAAATGACGACAGCGACAGCAACAGCAGCGACACGTTCTTTCAGAGCGACAGCTCCGTGTTCCTGGACTCCTCCGAGTCGAACGGCTCTCTGGATCAGTTTCCCATCGATGACGACTCGTCCTTGACTGATGAGGACGATTAG